The nucleotide sequence GAACTGTTGCAGAGGAAGGTACTGTAGGCTATCCCGCCCCTGAAGGATTTCACCAAGATGGGTTTGATTATTTAGCAATTTACTGTGTAGCTTTAGAAAATATAAATGGGGCGGCATCTTTAATTAAGCCTGTCGGAGATGATAAAAAAATCTATGAATACAACCTCCTTCCTGAAGAGATAATGGTATTAGACGATCGTGAAGTAAAGCATTTTGTTACACCTTTTACAACTAAGCTACCTAATCAGACTGCAATAAGAGACGTTTTTGTTATCACTTTTACAACACTAATGGACTAAATATGGCAATCGCAAATTACTCTATTCAAGAGTGGCTATTTGATAAAGCACATGGAAAGTTTAAATATGACTTAGCTGAAAGTGGTGTTCAGTTTCAACACGTCAGAGATCTTCAAATTAATTATGATTGGTGCTTAGATTATAGTGTTGACCGTGGAGGTGAGAATCTAAGAAATTGTATTAAGGCAATGTATAGTTCATATGGTGAACTATATTCATTAGTCACACATGGTGCTCAAGAAGCTCTTTATCTATTTTACAATTCCCTACTTAATAAAGATGATCATGTCATTTGTACATTACCAGGTTGGCAGCAAGCTTGGGAAGTACCAAAAAAGATTGGCTGTAAGGTCACATTACTAGAATGGAAGCCTGGCTATGGATTTCCTGTAGATAAACTTGTTGAAAGTATTAACAAAAAAACAAAGCTACTAATTATCAATAGTCCTTGTAACCCAACTGGTGTTACGTTAACAGCTCAAGAGCTTTCTCAGTTAATAAGCATTTGTCAATCAAAAGGTATTTGGATAATAAACGATGAGGAATACTTGGTTGATTTCAAAGATTCCGTTGTAAACAAATATAATAAATCAGTATCAGTATCAAGTTTATCTAAAATATATGGTCTTCCTGCACTAAGACTAGGTTGGGCAGTATCTCGAAATCAGTCAATTATTGAAGAGATGGTTAATTATAAGCGTTACACTTCGGTATCAAACTCTTTACTTCTTGAAAATACAGCAATACATGTGCTGCAAGAAAAAAACAAGCATATAGAACGTTTTAAAAATTACATTGATTCAGCTAGGCCAATACTTGACAACTTTGCAAAGTTGGCTGATGAATACTTAACTTTGGTTGAACCAGAAAATACACCCTACGCATGGTTTAATACAAAAGAGAAGGTTGATTCATCACTGCTCGCTCTTGAGCTGCTTAACCAGCATCACCTCTTGATAATGCCAGCCGAGCTGTTTGGGTATAAAAATGGAATTCGATTGACATATGCAAGAGATTTAACCTATCTCACCAATAGTTTAAATATGATTCTCGAAACATTAAATATCCTGAATTCAAGTCATAAGTGCATAACCCATGACTTTTCTTGCATCTATTCCAGTTGACTCTTTAAATGCCTCATAAGGAGTCTTGTAGCCCAGGCACTTTCTTGGCCTGTTGTTCAGCTTATCCACTGCAATGATGACATCTTTTTCTGTCACGCCATTAAGCTCCATCGACTTGGGGAAATACTGCCTTAGCAAACCATTAGCATTCTCATTCTGGCCTCTTTCCCAAGAATGGTAGGGGGCAGCAAAGTAGCTGTCACATTTTAAAGCTTTGGCAATTGATTCATGCTGAACAAACTCCTTTCCATTGTCGTATGTTATTGTCTTTACAAACCTTTTCAGAGGCTTGAGTACGTCAATTATTCCCTGTTTAACCGCTTTTGCCTTCTTGCCTGGTAGAGGGACAGCAAGGCGAAGCTTGGTTTTTCGTTCATCTAATGTAGCGATGGCTCCTTTATGATTTTTACCTATTACAGTAT is from Endozoicomonas gorgoniicola and encodes:
- a CDS encoding pyridoxal phosphate-dependent aminotransferase; this translates as MAIANYSIQEWLFDKAHGKFKYDLAESGVQFQHVRDLQINYDWCLDYSVDRGGENLRNCIKAMYSSYGELYSLVTHGAQEALYLFYNSLLNKDDHVICTLPGWQQAWEVPKKIGCKVTLLEWKPGYGFPVDKLVESINKKTKLLIINSPCNPTGVTLTAQELSQLISICQSKGIWIINDEEYLVDFKDSVVNKYNKSVSVSSLSKIYGLPALRLGWAVSRNQSIIEEMVNYKRYTSVSNSLLLENTAIHVLQEKNKHIERFKNYIDSARPILDNFAKLADEYLTLVEPENTPYAWFNTKEKVDSSLLALELLNQHHLLIMPAELFGYKNGIRLTYARDLTYLTNSLNMILETLNILNSSHKCITHDFSCIYSS